In the genome of Fulvivirga maritima, one region contains:
- the ligA gene encoding NAD-dependent DNA ligase LigA, whose product MTKEEAQIEIAELSKKINHYNEQYYMNDTSEVSDYEFDTLLNKLVELEKQFPEYNYPDSPSHRVGGTITKEFNTVFHKTPMLSLGNTYSKEDLEDFDKRVAKGLEGESYEYICELKFDGIALSVTYENGVLTRGVTRGDGTKGDDITHNVRTIRSMPLRLKGDYPAEFEARGEAFMPKKVFAELNKEKEAVGEEPYANARNTASGSLKMQDSAAVAKRKLDCYLYALNGDNLNINTHEEAIKKLETMGFNLSPTYKKCTNIEEVLAYINEWETKRHELPLETDGIVIKVNSIEQQQQLGFTSKSPRWAIAYKYKAENAATRLKSITYQVGRTGAITPVAELDPVLLAGTTVKRASLHNANEIQRLDLRVGDMVFVEKGGEIIPKVTGVDLTARTPELQPLEYITNCPECGTELIRIEGEAVHYCPNAQGCPPQIKGRIAHFIQRKAMDIDSLGERTIHLLYENELVKSPADLYELTYDEIFQLEGFKDQSTKKVLKGIEASKEISFESVLFALGIRYVGKTVAEKLAAYFKNIDNIMKASFDELIAVPEIGERIAGSIINHFESEQNREEIERLRKAGVQLEIIEKETTTLSDSLTDKTFVISGVFSKYGRDELKELIQQHGGKVVSSISGKLNYLVAGDKMGPAKREKAEKLGVQIISEDEFDAMIK is encoded by the coding sequence ATGACTAAGGAAGAAGCACAAATAGAGATAGCAGAACTCTCAAAAAAAATCAACCATTATAATGAGCAGTATTATATGAATGATACTTCTGAAGTATCTGATTATGAATTTGATACCCTGCTCAATAAGCTAGTAGAACTAGAAAAGCAATTCCCTGAATATAACTACCCAGACTCCCCTTCTCACCGTGTAGGCGGTACTATTACTAAGGAGTTTAATACCGTTTTTCATAAAACACCCATGCTTTCTTTAGGCAACACTTATTCTAAAGAAGATTTGGAAGATTTTGACAAACGTGTGGCTAAAGGATTGGAAGGCGAAAGCTATGAATATATCTGTGAGCTCAAGTTTGATGGTATAGCACTAAGCGTTACCTATGAAAATGGAGTACTCACCAGAGGAGTCACTCGTGGTGACGGAACAAAAGGTGATGACATTACGCACAATGTAAGAACCATCAGAAGCATGCCTTTACGATTAAAAGGCGACTATCCTGCAGAGTTTGAAGCGCGAGGCGAGGCTTTTATGCCTAAAAAGGTATTTGCTGAGCTCAATAAAGAAAAAGAAGCAGTAGGTGAAGAACCTTATGCGAATGCCCGTAACACGGCTTCAGGATCATTAAAAATGCAAGATTCTGCCGCTGTAGCTAAAAGGAAGCTTGATTGCTACTTATATGCTTTAAATGGAGACAACCTTAATATCAACACCCACGAAGAAGCTATTAAAAAGCTGGAAACGATGGGTTTTAACCTTTCTCCTACCTATAAGAAGTGTACAAACATAGAAGAAGTGCTTGCATACATTAACGAATGGGAAACTAAGCGGCATGAACTCCCACTGGAAACAGACGGAATAGTAATAAAGGTAAACAGCATAGAACAGCAACAGCAGCTGGGTTTTACCTCTAAAAGCCCTAGATGGGCCATAGCTTACAAGTACAAAGCTGAAAATGCAGCTACCCGCTTAAAGTCTATTACCTATCAGGTAGGACGTACCGGAGCTATAACGCCTGTGGCCGAGCTTGATCCGGTATTACTGGCCGGCACTACCGTAAAAAGAGCTTCATTACACAATGCCAATGAAATACAAAGGCTCGACCTTAGGGTTGGTGATATGGTGTTTGTAGAAAAAGGAGGCGAAATAATTCCTAAGGTGACCGGAGTAGACCTTACTGCTCGTACACCGGAGCTTCAGCCATTAGAATACATAACAAACTGCCCTGAATGTGGCACTGAGCTTATTCGTATAGAAGGCGAAGCAGTGCATTACTGCCCTAACGCACAAGGTTGCCCACCACAAATTAAAGGCAGAATAGCCCATTTCATACAACGAAAGGCGATGGATATAGACAGCCTGGGAGAAAGAACAATACACCTGCTATATGAAAACGAGCTTGTAAAAAGTCCTGCTGACCTTTACGAGCTTACTTATGATGAAATTTTTCAGCTGGAAGGCTTTAAAGATCAGAGTACTAAAAAGGTTTTAAAAGGAATTGAGGCCTCTAAAGAAATTAGTTTCGAGAGCGTACTTTTTGCTTTAGGCATACGTTATGTTGGCAAAACAGTAGCAGAAAAGCTGGCAGCCTATTTTAAAAACATAGATAACATAATGAAGGCCAGCTTTGATGAACTCATAGCTGTACCAGAAATAGGTGAACGCATAGCCGGAAGTATTATAAATCACTTTGAGTCAGAGCAAAACCGCGAAGAAATAGAAAGGCTTAGAAAAGCAGGCGTACAACTAGAAATAATAGAAAAAGAAACCACTACCCTTTCGGATAGTCTAACCGATAAAACTTTTGTAATTTCGGGGGTCTTTTCTAAATATGGCAGAGACGAGCTCAAAGAACTGATACAGCAGCATGGAGGCAAAGTGGTGAGCTCAATTTCGGGTAAACTTAACTATCTGGTAGCCGGAGATAAAATGGGACCAGCAAAACGCGAAAAAGCTGAAAAATTAGGTGTCCAAATAATTTCTGAAGATGAATTTGACGCCATGATCAAATGA